Below is a window of Arabidopsis thaliana chromosome 2, partial sequence DNA.
CTTACTCTACATGTTATactccaaaaagaaaaaaacgatgATACAATAATAACATAGTTGTATTTGGGTTCAATACTTACtcatttttcaattataaTGAATAACACCTTGAAACATTAACTCCGTAATTAATTTAGTCTTGCAATTTTTcataaattgtttatatatgtcgTAACACAAAATTTGCGAACGGTTAATAACTTTACTAGATAAAACCTCTCTAAATAGGTAGatgtgaaaaataaataaatttttgttttaataaatttttcaaatgataatctatatatattttatttaatatatattttctaaaaccaaatttcaatcttaccTTTTCTAAAACCATATTgttaaaaactaaagaaaaagttggaCCAAGCAAAGCCTCTCGGTAAATGTGGTAAATAAATAGAACGATATaactgagaagaagaaaataaaacaaaattaagaaaataaaaagataaacatatttaagttacaatatttaaaaatattaaaacacttctttttaagaacaaaatggggaattttatttatgttttgaataGATCAACAATTATTAATAGAATGAGtttagtttaatatattaaatataaaaaattgaatatataaacaattgttttatgtatatattttttttttgatagggttaaggatttttttctatttttgtttttaaatgtaataaaatttgaaacacaTGTAAATATCGTATTAGTAAATaccgaccaaaaaaaatattgtattagTAAATTTGACACATATCGCAATTTTTGTGAgctaacaattttaaaaatcaaataagatGACGAACAAAGCTCTGGTTTAAACTTTCTCCcatcaattttttcattaaaccaaatttaaccAATTATTTGGCCTAATAACTGCGTCTACGTTATTAAGAATAAGAACTTATTTTGTGTTTCAGTAGAAAACACACTCGTTCACAAAATGCCTAGTAAGAGTAAAGGACGATCACCGCCACCAAGTGTGTTTCTCGGATAAACACATGGAATCCAGCCATTACTTAAACGACACGTGTACGCTCATGATTTATTAATGCACACGTAATCGATCCTCTGACAAAAACCATAACGAATACAGAAAACACACGAATACACTTCCCTGCGCTATAAATAAGCTAGCACGAAAAAATTTAACAGATAGAGACAAGACAAGCAAAGCAACACTTTCACTAATCCTCTAATGGCAGAAGACAAGATCTTAAAGAAGACTCCGGCGGCGAAGAAGCCGCGAAAACCGAAAACCACCACTCATCCTCCATACTTTCAGGTGAGGttctaactttttcttttgagttcCTATCTATTAAACTTAgttttttcgttttggtttttgatgaagatgataaaaGAGGCTTTGATGGTCCTGAAAGAGAAGAACGGATCAAGCCCTTATGCTATAGCTAAGAAGATAGAGGAGAAACACAAGTCTTTACTTCCAGAGAGTTTCCGTAAAACACTTTCTCTACAGCTTAAAAACTCTGTTGCTAAAGGTAAGCTCGTGAAGATCAGAGCCTCTTACAAGCTCTCAGATACCACCAAGATGATAACGAGGCAGCAGGacaagaagaataagaagaatatgaagcaagaagataaagagatcACAAAGAGGACTAGGTCTTCTTCGACAAGGCCTAAGAAGACTGTGTCTGtgaacaaacaagaaaagaagaggaaagtgaAGAAGGCGAGACAGCCTAAGTCTATCAAATCTTCAGTTGGTAAGAAGAAGGCCATGAAAGCTTCCGCTGCTTGATCactgaggaggaggagaagaagatggaactGTGTGTGAATATGAAGAATAAGGTTTTTTGTTGTCTCTGTAAATGGATGATgactttgttttggtttggtgtgGTCTCTTTTGGGTGTAAGAGTAAAGAGTCTTCGGATGTATAACCAGTACTACCATGTAATATACTCTAAATAGATAGATTTTTACTTGGGTTGATATCTATTATTTGTTCAAAGAATCGAAGAAACGAAGGCGAAACAAATTCGAGTAATTATTTCTAGTTGGGGGTTGGTTAACTAAATgctaattatgtattttatcTAAGTCGTtgaattgaaaagaaaaaacgccTAATACTTATGTATGACTAAGATGGGGCCTAAAGACTTTTGAAACGGCCCAAGTTAGTGATTACACGGAGCCCATACAGatgttttaacaaaacatattggTTCAT
It encodes the following:
- the HIS1-3 gene encoding histone H1-3 (histone H1-3 (HIS1-3); FUNCTIONS IN: DNA binding, nucleosomal DNA binding; INVOLVED IN: response to water deprivation, nucleosome assembly, response to abscisic acid stimulus; LOCATED IN: nucleus, nucleosome; EXPRESSED IN: 14 plant structures; EXPRESSED DURING: 7 growth stages; CONTAINS InterPro DOMAIN/s: Winged helix-turn-helix transcription repressor DNA-binding (InterPro:IPR011991), Histone H5 (InterPro:IPR005819), Histone H1/H5 (InterPro:IPR005818); BEST Arabidopsis thaliana protein match is: winged-helix DNA-binding transcription factor family protein (TAIR:AT2G30620.1); Has 2047 Blast hits to 1827 proteins in 244 species: Archae - 1; Bacteria - 8; Metazoa - 1135; Fungi - 76; Plants - 531; Viruses - 0; Other Eukaryotes - 296 (source: NCBI BLink).) codes for the protein MAEDKILKKTPAAKKPRKPKTTTHPPYFQMIKEALMVLKEKNGSSPYAIAKKIEEKHKSLLPESFRKTLSLQLKNSVAKGKLVKIRASYKLSDTTKMITRQQDKKNKKNMKQEDKEITKRTRSSSTRPKKTVSVNKQEKKRKVKKARQPKSIKSSVGKKKAMKASAA
- the HIS1-3 gene encoding histone H1-3 (histone H1-3 (HIS1-3); FUNCTIONS IN: DNA binding, nucleosomal DNA binding; INVOLVED IN: response to water deprivation, nucleosome assembly, response to abscisic acid stimulus; LOCATED IN: nucleus, nucleosome; EXPRESSED IN: 14 plant structures; EXPRESSED DURING: 7 growth stages; CONTAINS InterPro DOMAIN/s: Winged helix-turn-helix transcription repressor DNA-binding (InterPro:IPR011991), Histone H1/H5 (InterPro:IPR005818); BEST Arabidopsis thaliana protein match is: winged-helix DNA-binding transcription factor family protein (TAIR:AT2G30620.1); Has 1479 Blast hits to 1252 proteins in 183 species: Archae - 0; Bacteria - 2; Metazoa - 726; Fungi - 41; Plants - 482; Viruses - 0; Other Eukaryotes - 228 (source: NCBI BLink).), with the translated sequence MIKEALMVLKEKNGSSPYAIAKKIEEKHKSLLPESFRKTLSLQLKNSVAKGKLVKIRASYKLSDTTKMITRQQDKKNKKNMKQEDKEITKRTRSSSTRPKKTVSVNKQEKKRKVKKARQPKSIKSSVGKKKAMKASAA